A DNA window from Streptococcus mutans contains the following coding sequences:
- a CDS encoding CHAP domain-containing protein: MISRQQKMTFKEIKDGEMEERDILLTGFYNVRLNSVQEARLTYNLPNDQTVKFGFDGNGYSYGSDFWYIYNRTAQLGKEISSHLDENASKWIEEAGQKGYTTGNQAKVGAIACLPSYLSDAESSSHLAFVEYLNSDGSFIVSEMPSPNILNWRLIQPQSKMTFIYL; encoded by the coding sequence ATGATTAGCAGACAGCAAAAAATGACATTTAAAGAGATTAAGGATGGGGAAATGGAAGAAAGAGATATTCTTTTAACTGGTTTTTACAATGTTAGATTAAATAGCGTTCAAGAAGCTAGGTTGACTTACAATTTACCAAACGATCAAACCGTGAAATTTGGCTTTGATGGCAATGGTTATAGCTATGGAAGTGATTTTTGGTATATTTATAATAGAACAGCTCAGTTAGGTAAGGAAATTAGTTCTCATTTAGATGAAAACGCTAGTAAATGGATAGAAGAAGCAGGTCAGAAAGGCTATACAACGGGTAATCAGGCAAAAGTTGGAGCTATAGCCTGCTTACCTTCTTATCTATCTGATGCAGAGTCTTCTAGTCATCTTGCTTTTGTAGAATATCTTAATAGCGATGGCAGTTTTATTGTGAGTGAAATGCCCAGCCCCAATATTCTCAATTGGCGTCTTATACAGCCTCAATCAAAAATGACTTTTATTTATCTTTAA
- a CDS encoding AraC family transcriptional regulator, with translation MERMKAFLTDENFKHEINFDNDLLPYKIYQTTIANGYPDTLFHWHPELEISYIYEGTAQYHIDYDYFNSQTDDIILVRPNGMHSIHPIKNKMQKAQTLLFHLDLVGYSLLDQISLRYLQPLQNSTFKLVPCIKPDMLGYQDIKNCLFAIFDIYQRQGRHFELLLKAKLQELIYLLYFHQYVLRKHSDDMYRKNEKIRELIDYIHQHYQEKLSIISLADIIGYSKTHFMTVFKQHTGTSCTDFIIQFRLSKACDLLVNSIKPILEVASEVGFTNLSNFNRQFKRYYQITPSQYRKQFKKTQK, from the coding sequence ATGGAAAGAATGAAAGCATTTTTAACAGATGAAAATTTTAAGCATGAGATTAACTTTGATAATGATTTACTACCTTATAAAATTTATCAAACAACTATTGCTAATGGCTATCCAGATACCCTTTTCCATTGGCATCCAGAATTAGAAATTTCTTATATTTATGAAGGTACAGCTCAATATCACATTGATTATGATTATTTTAATAGCCAAACTGATGATATTATTCTTGTCCGTCCCAATGGTATGCATTCTATTCACCCTATCAAAAATAAAATGCAAAAAGCTCAGACACTACTTTTCCATTTAGATTTGGTTGGCTATTCTCTTTTGGATCAAATTAGTCTTCGTTATTTGCAACCTTTGCAAAACTCTACTTTTAAACTTGTCCCTTGTATCAAGCCAGACATGTTAGGTTACCAGGATATCAAAAATTGTCTTTTTGCTATTTTCGATATTTATCAGCGACAAGGACGCCATTTTGAACTCTTACTCAAGGCAAAATTACAAGAATTAATCTATCTTCTCTACTTTCATCAATACGTCCTGCGAAAGCATTCTGATGATATGTATCGTAAAAATGAGAAAATTCGTGAATTGATTGATTATATTCATCAGCATTATCAAGAAAAATTGTCTATTATCTCTTTAGCTGATATTATCGGTTATAGCAAAACTCATTTTATGACAGTTTTTAAACAACATACTGGAACCTCCTGCACAGATTTTATTATTCAATTCCGACTGAGTAAAGCCTGTGATTTATTAGTCAATTCCATTAAACCAATTCTTGAAGTTGCTTCCGAAGTTGGCTTTACTAACCTCTCTAATTTTAATCGCCAATTTAAACGTTATTATCAAATTACTCCAAGTCAATATCGTAAACAGTTCAAAAAGACACAAAAATAG
- a CDS encoding prolyl oligopeptidase family serine peptidase — protein MKKGRKMLFWSTVGLSLTFMATSSTLAFDSSNRIDDVKIVIKGYEFGPAVPKLVVKLNQKISKVSTKDLKVETAGVKRQIKKVYLSDKNGQKSTKKEGDYLTIQMPVTYNVDDSSKNASPFVYNTDVFQNQWVKTYPVSIKGLTVSYKGKSTNNLTSKSDAINKRVSPDSEVFTNRGSFSGNYTNPLTKKNEKVDLQYAAYEPKKLQSGNKNPLIIWLHGQGEGGTDPDITLLGNKVTALTKEDIQNHFKSGNQKGTYVLTVQAPTYWMDEGDGSNGQGAGTSRYTEMLMDAIKKYVANNKDVDPNRIYLAGCSNGGYMTINIALHYPNYFAALVPQATAYSYYQYERNNDGTYKMIEDKNSISGKSGIRTNKIWFDSQKVKTLKNIPIWFIHSAADKVVNPKTYSLPIYKSLLDSGAKNKWFSYYDNVQGKDLKDTTYNGHWSWVYFFNNQVSGVQDVKTIKKSSKLSGFKPSNKSKGGAATAKEGKKSYNNVFDWLNDQKK, from the coding sequence ATGAAAAAAGGAAGAAAAATGCTGTTCTGGAGCACTGTCGGTCTAAGTCTTACTTTTATGGCAACCAGTTCTACATTGGCTTTTGATTCAAGTAATCGTATCGATGATGTTAAAATTGTTATTAAAGGTTATGAATTCGGCCCTGCTGTACCTAAACTTGTTGTTAAATTGAATCAAAAAATTTCCAAGGTGTCTACTAAGGATCTCAAAGTAGAAACAGCAGGAGTAAAACGTCAGATTAAGAAAGTTTATCTATCTGATAAAAATGGTCAAAAATCTACAAAGAAAGAAGGCGATTACCTAACAATTCAAATGCCTGTCACATATAATGTTGATGACAGCAGTAAAAACGCATCCCCTTTTGTTTATAATACAGATGTTTTCCAAAATCAGTGGGTTAAGACTTACCCTGTTTCCATTAAAGGTTTAACAGTATCTTATAAAGGCAAATCAACCAACAATCTGACCTCTAAAAGTGATGCCATTAATAAGCGGGTATCGCCAGATTCAGAAGTCTTTACTAATCGAGGAAGTTTTTCAGGCAATTATACCAATCCTTTGACGAAGAAAAACGAAAAAGTTGACTTGCAATATGCGGCTTATGAACCTAAAAAATTACAATCAGGTAATAAAAACCCATTGATTATTTGGTTGCATGGACAAGGAGAGGGTGGAACAGATCCTGATATTACTCTTCTTGGGAATAAAGTAACCGCTTTGACCAAAGAGGATATTCAAAATCACTTTAAGTCTGGTAATCAAAAAGGTACTTATGTTTTGACTGTTCAAGCTCCAACTTATTGGATGGATGAAGGTGATGGTAGCAATGGTCAGGGAGCAGGAACTTCCCGTTATACAGAGATGCTTATGGATGCTATCAAAAAATATGTGGCCAATAATAAAGATGTTGATCCTAATCGTATCTATTTAGCTGGTTGCTCTAATGGTGGTTACATGACGATTAATATAGCTTTACATTATCCTAATTATTTCGCTGCTCTAGTTCCTCAAGCAACAGCCTATTCTTATTATCAATATGAAAGAAATAATGATGGCACCTATAAAATGATTGAGGATAAGAACAGTATTTCGGGCAAATCAGGTATTAGGACAAATAAAATATGGTTTGATAGTCAAAAAGTTAAAACCTTAAAGAATATTCCAATTTGGTTTATCCATTCGGCAGCAGATAAGGTTGTTAATCCAAAGACTTATTCATTGCCAATTTACAAATCTCTTCTTGATAGTGGTGCTAAGAATAAATGGTTTTCTTATTATGATAATGTTCAAGGAAAAGACCTGAAAGATACCACATATAATGGTCATTGGTCTTGGGTTTATTTCTTCAATAACCAAGTATCAGGTGTTCAAGATGTTAAAACCATTAAGAAATCTTCAAAATTGTCAGGATTTAAACCTAGCAATAAAAGTAAGGGAGGAGCGGCAACTGCCAAAGAAGGCAAGAAAAGTTATAACAATGTTTTTGATTGGTTGAACGATCAAAAAAAGTAA
- a CDS encoding beta-glucoside-specific PTS transporter subunit IIABC — protein sequence MAKDYTELAQDIVSHVGGKDNIVKLVHCVTRLRFTLKDESKADDDYLKQREGIVTVVKAGGQYQVVIGNHVPDVYDTVLKVSGITGEGGIDVDEGDIPKGNLFDRFIALVSGLFQPMLGALSAAGMIKGLVAILAAVGVSKTDGAYVVLNAAGDGFFQFLPLILALTAAKRFKMEQFTALAIGFALVYPNIAASFTVKHPLYTLFQGTLIESPIYSTFFGIPIIFPASSYLQTVLPIVVAIWAGSKIETFFKKIIPDVVKVFVVPFFTILITVPLSFLVIGPVMSWASDLVGAIFTGIYGFNPVIYGIVLGAMWQVLVMFGLHWGLVPLAILELQKGPGVILVATIAICFAQAGSLLNIMMRTKENKVRQLSIPAFISALFGVTEPAIYGITLPMRVPFIMTCVSGAISGAYLALFNVKMQIMGGMGLFAIPSFIDPKNSMILIHFLIAIAMNFVLGFVLTQFIKIPYLYGEPTSTDSDVDDKEEPVKELKEIKQEIISSPLIGKVVKLENVPDEVFASGAMGKGIAIDPDDGIVVAPTKGEVTLVFPTKHAVGLRTENGAEILIHIGMDTVSLAGKGFKSFVEVGDHVEAGQTLLEFDVNAIKAAGLPVITPVIVTNSDQFEDVLTTQERTVEAGDYLLTAVK from the coding sequence ATGGCTAAAGATTATACCGAATTAGCGCAAGATATTGTCTCCCATGTTGGTGGCAAAGATAATATCGTTAAGCTTGTTCACTGTGTTACTCGCTTGCGTTTTACTCTCAAAGATGAAAGCAAGGCTGATGATGATTACCTCAAACAACGTGAAGGTATTGTGACTGTTGTCAAAGCAGGTGGACAATATCAAGTTGTTATTGGAAATCATGTTCCTGATGTCTATGATACTGTCCTAAAAGTAAGCGGCATTACTGGAGAAGGCGGTATTGATGTGGATGAAGGAGATATTCCAAAGGGAAATCTTTTTGATCGTTTCATTGCTCTCGTTTCAGGACTGTTCCAACCAATGCTGGGAGCTCTTTCAGCAGCAGGTATGATTAAAGGTCTAGTTGCTATTTTAGCAGCAGTAGGGGTTTCGAAAACAGATGGTGCTTATGTTGTTCTCAATGCAGCAGGTGATGGCTTTTTCCAATTCTTGCCTTTGATTCTTGCACTTACAGCAGCTAAGCGTTTTAAAATGGAGCAATTTACAGCCTTAGCTATTGGTTTTGCTCTGGTTTATCCCAATATTGCAGCTAGTTTTACAGTAAAACACCCACTTTATACTTTGTTCCAAGGAACCTTAATTGAATCTCCTATTTATTCAACATTCTTTGGAATACCAATTATTTTCCCAGCCTCTAGTTATTTGCAGACTGTCTTACCAATCGTTGTAGCGATTTGGGCTGGTTCCAAAATAGAAACTTTCTTTAAAAAGATTATTCCAGATGTGGTTAAGGTATTCGTTGTTCCCTTCTTTACAATTTTAATAACTGTTCCACTTTCCTTCTTAGTTATTGGTCCTGTGATGAGTTGGGCATCTGATCTTGTAGGTGCTATCTTTACAGGTATTTATGGCTTTAATCCAGTTATTTACGGCATCGTTCTTGGTGCTATGTGGCAAGTGCTTGTTATGTTTGGACTTCACTGGGGACTTGTTCCGCTTGCTATTTTGGAACTACAAAAAGGACCTGGTGTCATTCTTGTAGCGACTATCGCCATTTGTTTTGCTCAAGCTGGATCACTGCTTAATATTATGATGCGTACCAAAGAAAATAAGGTTAGACAATTATCTATTCCAGCCTTTATTTCTGCCCTTTTCGGTGTAACAGAACCAGCTATTTATGGTATTACACTTCCAATGCGTGTACCGTTTATCATGACCTGCGTTTCTGGAGCTATTTCAGGTGCTTATCTTGCTCTTTTTAATGTAAAAATGCAGATTATGGGAGGTATGGGGCTCTTTGCTATTCCTTCTTTCATTGATCCTAAAAATTCAATGATCTTAATTCATTTCTTAATCGCTATTGCTATGAACTTTGTTCTTGGTTTTGTTTTAACACAATTTATTAAAATTCCTTATCTTTATGGTGAACCAACAAGTACAGATAGTGATGTTGATGATAAGGAAGAACCTGTAAAAGAACTCAAAGAAATTAAACAAGAAATCATTTCTAGCCCACTCATTGGTAAAGTAGTTAAATTGGAAAATGTTCCTGATGAAGTTTTTGCTTCAGGTGCTATGGGTAAAGGAATTGCTATTGATCCAGATGATGGTATTGTTGTTGCACCGACTAAAGGTGAAGTAACGCTTGTCTTTCCAACTAAACATGCTGTTGGCTTAAGGACTGAAAATGGTGCAGAAATTCTCATTCATATTGGTATGGATACTGTCTCTCTTGCAGGTAAAGGTTTCAAATCTTTTGTTGAAGTTGGTGATCATGTTGAAGCTGGCCAAACTTTACTTGAATTTGATGTTAATGCTATAAAGGCTGCTGGACTTCCGGTCATTACACCAGTTATTGTCACTAATTCAGATCAATTTGAAGATGTCTTGACGACTCAAGAACGGACTGTAGAAGCAGGAGATTACCTTCTTACAGCTGTTAAATAA
- the licT gene encoding BglG family transcription antiterminator LicT: MKIEKVFNNNVVQILGINNEEIIVMGKGLGFQKKPGDEVNQDLIEKRFILQNTDTDMVGELSRVYVDLDSEEIDLVLEIIHQGQEKLGQTFDISLYIALADHLHYTIQRTREGLTLQNPLAWEVRKFYPEEFQLGKDTIELVKEKMTLQLADDEAASIALHFINAQKDGGLLEKNRLISKIVSDILEIVRLHFGEVRDEESISYNRFITHVQYFAQRVANGLVQGKNDAFLYEQVKENYPHAFACTEKIKSYVESAYNFAMSRDEQVYLTIHIQRLETSQ; encoded by the coding sequence ATGAAAATTGAAAAAGTGTTTAATAACAATGTCGTTCAGATACTTGGTATCAACAACGAAGAGATTATTGTTATGGGGAAGGGGCTAGGTTTTCAAAAAAAGCCCGGTGATGAGGTCAATCAAGATTTAATCGAAAAACGATTTATTTTACAAAATACGGATACAGACATGGTCGGAGAGTTATCGCGTGTTTATGTTGATCTTGATAGCGAAGAAATTGATCTGGTTCTTGAAATTATTCATCAAGGGCAAGAAAAGTTAGGACAAACCTTTGATATTTCCCTTTATATTGCCTTGGCTGACCACCTTCATTATACTATCCAAAGAACCAGAGAAGGTCTTACCTTACAAAATCCTCTTGCTTGGGAAGTCAGAAAGTTTTATCCTGAGGAGTTCCAATTAGGAAAAGATACGATTGAATTGGTCAAAGAAAAAATGACGCTTCAATTGGCAGATGATGAAGCGGCTTCTATTGCCTTGCATTTTATTAATGCGCAAAAAGATGGTGGCCTATTAGAAAAGAATCGCCTTATTTCTAAAATTGTTAGTGATATTTTAGAAATTGTTCGTTTGCATTTTGGGGAGGTTAGAGATGAAGAATCAATCAGTTATAATCGGTTTATCACCCATGTTCAATACTTTGCTCAACGTGTAGCTAATGGTCTTGTTCAAGGAAAAAATGACGCTTTTCTTTATGAACAGGTCAAAGAAAATTATCCTCATGCCTTTGCTTGCACAGAAAAAATTAAATCTTATGTAGAATCTGCTTATAATTTTGCTATGAGTAGAGATGAGCAGGTTTACCTGACCATCCATATTCAACGTCTAGAGACTAGTCAATAA
- a CDS encoding ABC transporter substrate-binding protein, translating into MHKLYSFIGSIFLIILLLIGLNFYMNQQIEGKGASDKLVIYNWGDYIDPELLTKFTKETGIQVQYETFDSNEAMYTKIKQGGTTYDIAVPSDYMISKMKAEHLLVKLDKSKIKGLTNLDQQFLGKSFDKDNTYSIPYFWGTVGIVYNSKMLTKVPQHWNDLWNKAYTNKIMLVDGAREVLGFSLNSLTYSLNTKNRAELERAERKLNQLTPNIKAIVGDEMKGYLIRGDAALGVTFSGEAREMLDTNKDLRYLVPSEGSNLWFDNLVIPKTVKHKKSAYTFINFMLKPENAAQNAEYIGYATPNAKAKDLLPADIKNNKSFYPSKETIGHLEVYDNLGKKWLGIYNDLYLQFKMYRK; encoded by the coding sequence ATGCATAAACTTTATTCCTTTATAGGAAGTATTTTCCTTATTATCCTGCTTTTGATTGGCTTAAACTTCTATATGAATCAACAGATAGAAGGGAAAGGAGCTTCTGATAAGCTGGTTATTTATAACTGGGGGGATTATATTGATCCCGAACTTCTGACAAAATTTACCAAAGAAACAGGCATTCAGGTTCAATATGAAACTTTTGATTCCAATGAAGCTATGTATACCAAAATCAAGCAAGGTGGAACAACTTATGATATTGCTGTTCCTAGCGATTACATGATTAGCAAAATGAAGGCAGAGCATCTTTTGGTTAAGCTTGATAAATCAAAAATTAAGGGTTTAACTAATCTTGATCAGCAATTTCTTGGTAAGAGTTTTGATAAAGACAACACCTATTCTATTCCTTATTTTTGGGGAACAGTAGGCATCGTTTACAATAGCAAAATGCTAACTAAAGTACCTCAGCATTGGAATGACCTTTGGAATAAAGCATATACCAATAAGATTATGCTTGTTGATGGTGCACGTGAGGTACTTGGTTTTAGTCTCAATAGTCTTACTTATAGCCTCAATACTAAAAATAGGGCAGAGTTGGAGCGAGCTGAAAGGAAGCTCAATCAGTTGACACCCAATATTAAAGCTATCGTTGGTGATGAGATGAAGGGTTATCTCATTCGAGGAGATGCTGCTCTTGGTGTGACATTTTCAGGAGAAGCTAGAGAAATGCTGGATACCAATAAAGATCTTCGTTACCTCGTTCCTAGCGAAGGTTCCAATCTTTGGTTTGATAATCTAGTTATTCCTAAAACAGTCAAACACAAAAAGTCTGCCTATACTTTCATTAATTTTATGCTAAAGCCAGAAAACGCGGCTCAAAATGCTGAATATATTGGCTACGCAACGCCAAATGCTAAGGCGAAAGATTTACTACCGGCTGATATAAAAAATAATAAATCTTTTTATCCAAGTAAGGAAACAATAGGTCATTTAGAAGTCTATGATAATCTTGGCAAGAAGTGGCTGGGTATTTATAATGATCTCTATTTGCAATTTAAAATGTATCGTAAATAA
- a CDS encoding ABC transporter permease, translated as MKKIGHLYLTLVFLILYIPIFYLIFYSFNQAGDMNRFTGLTLEHYTTMFNDQRLMLILVETFLLAFLSSLLATVIGTFGAILIYQVKKKHQNTILSINNVLMVAPDVMIGASFLILFTFIGFKLGMFSVLLSHIAFSIPIVVLMVLPRLKEMNDDMVHAAYDLGASYFQMLKEVMLPYLTPSIIAGYFMAFTYSLDDFAVTFFVTGNGFSTLSVEIYSRARKGISLEINALSTVVFLFSILLVIGYYFISQDREEKYA; from the coding sequence ATGAAGAAAATAGGGCATTTATATTTAACGCTTGTATTTTTAATTCTTTATATTCCTATCTTTTATTTGATTTTTTATTCCTTTAATCAAGCAGGAGATATGAATCGTTTTACTGGTTTGACTTTAGAACATTATACAACTATGTTTAACGATCAGCGGTTAATGTTGATTCTTGTCGAAACCTTTCTGCTAGCATTTCTAAGCTCCTTATTGGCAACAGTTATTGGGACTTTTGGAGCGATTTTAATTTACCAAGTAAAAAAGAAGCATCAAAATACAATTTTGTCCATTAATAATGTCCTTATGGTAGCACCTGATGTGATGATTGGGGCCTCTTTCTTGATTCTCTTTACCTTTATTGGCTTTAAATTGGGCATGTTTTCCGTTCTTCTTAGTCACATCGCCTTTTCCATTCCTATTGTCGTTCTAATGGTTCTTCCCAGATTAAAAGAAATGAATGATGATATGGTTCATGCGGCTTATGACTTAGGAGCCAGCTACTTTCAAATGTTAAAAGAAGTGATGTTGCCTTATTTAACACCTAGCATTATTGCTGGGTATTTTATGGCTTTTACTTATTCTTTAGATGATTTTGCAGTAACTTTTTTTGTTACTGGAAATGGCTTTTCGACGCTTTCAGTTGAAATTTATTCCCGTGCTCGTAAGGGAATTTCTTTAGAAATCAATGCCTTGTCAACGGTTGTTTTCTTATTTAGCATTCTGCTTGTCATTGGTTATTATTTTATTTCGCAGGATAGGGAGGAAAAATATGCATAA
- a CDS encoding ABC transporter permease — protein sequence MKRKVNFFFLPYLLWIGLFVLAPVALILYKSFFDIEGHVTLSNYQTFFANWTYLKMSLNSILYAAIITLVTLLISYPTALILTNLKHKQLWLMLVILPTWINLLLKAYAFMGIFGYHGGVNSFLQFMGLAPKQILFTDFSFIFVASYIEIPFMILPIFNALDDIDSNLINASRDLGATDWQTFTKVIFPLSLNGVRSGVQSVFIPSLSLFMLTRLIGGNRVITLGTAIEQHFLTTQNWGMGSTIGVILIVTMLVIMWVTKERKK from the coding sequence ATGAAGAGGAAAGTTAATTTCTTTTTCCTGCCTTATCTTCTTTGGATAGGTCTTTTTGTGTTAGCGCCGGTAGCACTTATTCTTTACAAATCTTTTTTTGATATTGAGGGACATGTCACTTTAAGCAATTATCAAACTTTTTTTGCCAACTGGACTTATTTGAAAATGAGTCTTAATTCTATTTTATATGCTGCTATTATTACGCTGGTGACACTTCTTATTTCTTATCCAACGGCACTTATCTTGACAAATCTTAAGCACAAACAATTGTGGTTAATGTTAGTTATCTTGCCCACTTGGATTAACCTTTTACTTAAAGCTTATGCTTTTATGGGGATTTTTGGTTATCATGGCGGTGTTAATAGTTTTTTACAGTTTATGGGATTGGCACCTAAGCAAATTCTTTTTACTGATTTTTCTTTTATTTTCGTGGCTTCTTATATTGAAATCCCCTTTATGATTTTGCCTATTTTTAATGCTCTTGATGATATTGATTCCAATCTTATCAATGCTAGTCGTGATTTAGGGGCAACTGATTGGCAGACCTTCACCAAGGTCATTTTCCCCTTGTCTTTAAATGGTGTTAGAAGTGGTGTTCAATCTGTTTTCATCCCTAGTCTCAGTCTTTTTATGCTGACACGTCTAATTGGTGGTAATCGCGTCATTACTTTAGGGACTGCTATTGAACAGCACTTTCTGACAACACAAAATTGGGGAATGGGTTCAACTATTGGTGTCATTTTGATTGTTACCATGCTTGTTATTATGTGGGTAACTAAGGAGAGAAAGAAATGA
- a CDS encoding ABC transporter ATP-binding protein codes for MTKPIIAFKNVSKVFEDNGTVVLKNINFELEEGKFYTLLGASGSGKSTILNLIAGLLEASSGGIFLDGKRINDIPINKRDVHTVFQSYALFPHMTVFENVAFPLKLRKVAKKEIEKRVTEALNMVRLAGFEKRSIGKLSGGQRQRVAIARAIINQPKVVLLDEPLSALDLKLRTEMQYELRDLQQRLGITFVFVTHDQEEALAMSDWIFVMNDGEIVQSGTPVDIYDEPINHFVATFIGESNILPAVMIEDYLVEFNGKRFEAVDGGMRPNEAVEVVIRPEDLQITLPEEGKLQVKVETQLFRGVHYEIIAHDELGNEWMIHSTHKAIEGEIIGLDFTPEDIHIMRLNETEAEFDARIEEYVETEEHEEGLINAIEEERHEEES; via the coding sequence TTGACTAAGCCAATCATTGCATTTAAAAATGTGTCAAAGGTTTTTGAAGACAATGGTACTGTTGTTTTAAAAAATATTAACTTTGAATTAGAAGAAGGGAAGTTTTACACGCTTCTTGGAGCGTCCGGTTCAGGGAAATCAACCATTCTAAATCTAATCGCGGGTTTACTGGAAGCAAGCAGCGGTGGTATTTTTCTTGATGGAAAACGAATCAATGATATCCCTATCAATAAACGTGATGTACACACGGTCTTTCAGTCTTATGCTCTCTTTCCTCATATGACAGTTTTTGAAAATGTTGCCTTTCCGCTAAAATTACGAAAAGTAGCTAAGAAAGAAATTGAAAAACGTGTCACGGAAGCCTTAAACATGGTGCGTTTGGCTGGTTTTGAAAAGCGTTCGATTGGAAAATTATCAGGCGGTCAGAGACAGCGTGTTGCCATTGCTCGTGCCATTATCAATCAGCCTAAGGTTGTTTTACTGGATGAGCCTCTGTCAGCTTTGGATTTGAAATTGCGAACAGAAATGCAGTATGAATTGCGAGATCTGCAGCAGCGTTTAGGGATTACATTTGTCTTTGTAACGCACGATCAAGAAGAAGCGCTAGCCATGTCTGATTGGATTTTTGTCATGAATGATGGGGAAATTGTTCAATCAGGAACACCTGTTGATATTTATGATGAACCAATCAACCATTTTGTTGCTACTTTTATTGGAGAATCTAATATTCTGCCAGCTGTTATGATTGAGGATTACTTGGTTGAGTTCAATGGTAAGCGTTTCGAAGCTGTTGATGGTGGTATGCGGCCTAATGAAGCTGTTGAAGTGGTTATTCGACCGGAAGATTTGCAGATTACGTTGCCAGAAGAAGGCAAGCTTCAGGTCAAAGTTGAAACACAGCTTTTTCGTGGTGTTCATTATGAAATTATTGCTCATGATGAACTTGGCAATGAATGGATGATTCATTCAACGCATAAAGCTATTGAAGGTGAGATTATCGGACTTGACTTTACACCTGAAGATATTCATATCATGCGGCTCAATGAAACTGAAGCAGAATTTGATGCCCGTATTGAAGAATATGTGGAAACAGAAGAACATGAAGAAGGTCTAATAAATGCCATAGAGGAGGAGCGTCATGAAGAGGAAAGTTAA
- the murB gene encoding UDP-N-acetylmuramate dehydrogenase has protein sequence MMLNEMNKSLEGVDIRINEPLKKYTYTKVGGPADFLAFPRNRYELARIVKFANQNNLPWMVLGNASNLIVRDGGIRGFVIMFDKLNAVTVDGYVIEAEAGSNLIETTKVAQYHSLTGFEFACGIPGSIGGAVFMNAGAYGGEISHILISAQVLTRDGEIKTIEARDMRFGYRHSVLQDNQEVVVSAKFSLKPGDYTIISQEMQRLNHLRALKQPLEHPSCGSVFKRPLGHFAGQLIMEAQLMGHRIGGVEVSTKHAGFMVNVANGSAKNYEDLIADVIHRVKENSGVTLEPEVRIIGEKEVQMEDS, from the coding sequence ATGATGTTAAATGAAATGAACAAAAGTTTAGAAGGCGTTGATATCCGTATTAATGAACCCCTAAAAAAATATACCTATACAAAAGTGGGCGGTCCAGCTGATTTTTTAGCCTTTCCACGTAATCGTTATGAACTCGCTCGCATTGTTAAATTTGCTAATCAAAATAACCTACCTTGGATGGTTTTAGGAAATGCCAGTAATTTGATTGTGCGTGATGGTGGGATTCGTGGCTTTGTCATCATGTTTGACAAACTTAATGCTGTGACTGTTGATGGTTATGTGATTGAAGCAGAAGCAGGTTCTAATCTAATTGAAACAACTAAAGTTGCTCAATATCATAGCTTGACTGGCTTTGAATTTGCTTGTGGCATTCCGGGAAGTATTGGTGGTGCTGTTTTTATGAATGCTGGTGCTTACGGTGGTGAAATCTCTCATATTTTGATCTCAGCTCAGGTTTTAACTAGAGATGGTGAGATTAAAACAATTGAAGCGCGAGATATGCGCTTTGGTTATCGTCATTCTGTTTTACAAGATAATCAGGAAGTTGTTGTTTCAGCCAAGTTTTCTTTAAAACCAGGGGATTATACTATTATCAGTCAGGAAATGCAGCGTTTAAATCATTTACGAGCACTTAAACAACCTTTAGAGCATCCTTCTTGTGGTTCAGTCTTCAAGCGTCCCTTAGGACATTTTGCAGGTCAGTTGATTATGGAAGCTCAATTGATGGGACATCGCATTGGTGGTGTTGAAGTCAGCACAAAACATGCCGGTTTTATGGTCAATGTCGCCAACGGTTCAGCTAAAAATTACGAAGATCTAATTGCTGATGTTATTCATAGAGTTAAAGAAAATTCTGGTGTTACTCTTGAACCAGAGGTTCGAATTATTGGTGAAAAAGAAGTACAAATGGAGGACTCATAG